The nucleotide sequence TGAATGCTGCGCATTAAACTGAGGTTCGTAATAATTATGCTGATAAAGGTTAGCGTCAGTGTCACAATAACTACTGTATGGCACGTAATAGTTTTCTTGGTTGAAATTATTCATCCCTCCGTTCATGACTTGTTCGTTGCCATAGTGATGACTGACTGCCATTGGGTTTACTTGCTGACATGGCGGGTTGTAGACAGGAGGCTGTGGATTTATTAACTGTTTCTTCATTGAAGACATAAAAGTATCGAAACCCGGTAAGCGAGAATCTTTTGTGTTTGTAGAAATTGTTCCCATTGTTGttgctaaaaaagaaaatgataaacaaattttaGCATggcaaaatgtatacatgtaagtaAAAACGAAATTTGCAGAAGCCTAATCATCCATGGAGCTTTAGTTACTTAcgacttttttttaacatattttagcTACAAGATATCTCATTTAGTATTGCACTTGGTCTTTGCTACTTTGACAGCCCAGTGTACTAGTATTTTTGCAGGAAACGTcatgttttgtaaaatatacGAATAAAGTGATACACATTTTATCTTTTCTACAAGTTAAGATCACTTGATCGTGCAGCAATGCTTATATATAAATGACACCTAATATAAATATGTACCTGGCATAGAAGGCATAGATGGCATAGATGGCATAACTGGCATAGCTGGCATGGATTTTCTGGAGTCTTGTGATGACGTATCAGTTCGACTATCTGTGCCATCCTCGTCTTCGTCACCGGAAGCTCCAGAATCACTGTTGTTGTCTGATGAACCAccttcttctgaattttctttcTTCATCCGCCGCCTAGCGTTGGCAAACCATGTGCATACTTGTGTCATTGTCATCTTGGTTATTTGTGTGAACATTATTTTTTCCTGTTTGGAAGGATATGGACTTTTCCTGTGTTCTCGCAGCCATGCTTTTAATACACCAGTTGCGTGTCTGGTATCAACTTTTTTACCTGGATTAACATCATATGTGGTTTTCtgcctgtaaaaataaaaaaagtttgttgTTAAAAAACATATCTTatctttgaaaacaatttttttttatttcattttaatcgAATGCAATAAGCAAGgaaataatttaacaatttttcacaGAAATTTGCAATTACTCTCAGAATTAATAAGGATGAATAAAATTACAACagactttttaacaattttgggAATGAAGAATTAAATAATACTTACATGTTTATATAGTCATGGACTTGTGGCTTGATGAGTGAATCAAAGTTTGGGGTGGTCTTCGGTGCTCCACCGGGGTTGAATCCTGAACTTAGCATGGCTAAACTTTCAAGACTTGATTCTGGTCTTCCCTATTAAAGAAAGGAGTGCATTAGAATAAATACTTATAAATGTATACACAGTGTCACTATCACATGTTTTCATGTggaatgtttatattatttgataCAACATTGATCCAAAGTTCATTCCAGTTGCTGATTGTTTATACTACCTTAAAGGCGGCTTTTGTGAAGCAAATATACAAGTTGATACTAAATTTATCTAAAGCAATGGTCACTTTGAACCTTTCGGAAACCATTTTATCTATATCAATCTGACCTCAATGACTACCTAAACTTGTGAATATTGATATGATGAAGTAGAAGTTATGCATCAAAGGagatatgtcaatgagacagcaacaaaGAGACACAAAAGTACCAAAACACTTTATACAGTGACTGACTCGGAGGTTGTAGAGGGGGTCATCGCCGCCCTTTAGATCGGTGAAAAAAATGGGTGCATTAAATCGTTAAAAAAAGCCTCGTCTAGGTATGCGTAGGAGCTATGTTTATCATTTTGGAAAATTACATCCCCCCCCCCTCCCTCCCAACACCTTCATCAAATCCTTAACCCTTTTCTGGTTTTATGGTACACATGCTGGCCGGTTCGTGTGATGAAAACTAACAAAATATCTTCATGTAAGTTAACTTtgacaaactaaatattaaaacatttatacTAAAGGCGTCTGAAGGAAAACCTCGCCTTCACTGTACCATAAAACGGGactgttttatttctaacttcACATTAAATTTACCACGAATGCATTGGACCGTGAAAATTATGTATATCTTCTCCTGcataatatttcttttcattagAGAGACTATAAACAAAAGCCGGTTGGATTCGCCTTGTGATGTAATGCGTGACCTTTTCGCTTATCAATCAAAAGTACGCTCGCTGACACATTACTGGTTGACAATTCAGTGCAAAAATTCTGCGTATCTTCTCGTgactgttaattgtttatttgaaacatatttaaaacataaCTTCGGTAgactgtttttaaataaatatatgcatgtatagatgataaaaaaaaaattgcatcttAGATAGTTATAAAATGTATGTTCGGAAAACTGAAGCACATACCTTAGCAAAAGGAACGTATAAAGGTGTATTTAGGACTAGTAGGACATTTACTTATCACTGAATTGTTTCTTATCTAAATTTTTATATCTCAATTTACCTGTGGGGGACGAACACCTTTTCTTTCTGGCGAGTTAACTCTTAGGTATGCTGAGTTATAGAGAGCTGGTTCCCCGTTGCTGATATCCGGATTCTGTTGCATAGACGTCACAGGTACCGGTTGATGGTCCGGTAGAGTGTTGTAGCACTGGCAAATCAACCGGTTGGTAAATGGTTCAACAACTGTTGGACAGGAAGGGTTCTGGCATATCTGAAAATATATCAGATGATTCTAAATTATGAACTCTGAGGTATTTCTCTACTCTGGTTAAAGGATGCGTCTCAAACAATTCAGACACTATTAATTTGGTCATGGTCCCCATGGAAATATTACGCAAATGGGTTAATATATCCGGGTTTTAGTTAATAATTCGTTAACAATCGTTTTATCAATCGATATATCATAAATTCCTTTTCCTGGATTACAAAATAAGTAGTAAGGTCCGTTTCGACATAATAAATAACGCATGattgtgaaatataaaaactaacaaatagTATCATTGTCCTATATACCGGTAGTCtgggtttttttctgaaattctaaTTACATATTATAAAAGATGTACTAATAGATAGAAGCATCCGGTTGGATGCTTAAATTAAAGTTGTTTTATGATGATTTATTTAAAGCTGGGACCAGGGACACGGTCAAAACTAACTAGATGGACCAAATTGATATTTTgatacatgtactacatgtacGCATGCATGTTGAAAGATGTGGTGGATAGcgaattgtacatgtatgtattcgcgaaaattttataaaataaaagaactATCCATGTGTTTGCGATCTATTGCGCCTTATGACTACTGCTGGCATATTATAATTACATTTCACGCATGGTAAATATATACATATCATTATGCACATGCATATTTTGTGGTTGACGAAAACATCAAAACAATCCGTTTCAGTCTACAATAAAAACCCTAGCTACTTGTTTCGATaatgcatgtacatttttaaaacaaataacatttcATTTGAAAGGTCTTCGCCCTTAAAATCGCCATAACCTACCATGCacttatatacatacatatatataaatgtgggTTAATACCTTTTAAGTGTACACAAGTTTTATACAAGGAAGAGCAATTACTCGGGATGACATTGATGTATGTATATGTTAGTTacgttataaaaaatataaatcgtaCGACCCTTACCTGATGACCTAAACCTTTGTCTCCACTTGGCAATAAAAACTGACCAGCGAAGTCAGAAAAATGTTTAACAACTAATATCAATTACTCAGAGAAGCCGGAAACACCACTAACGGCGGCGACCTATCCAGTGTAGAAAcactaaatatatatgtatatatttatgtatcaGTAGCTATAACTCATTGCTTCCGGatctataaatttttacataaacaCCGGTGTCATCGTTTTTTCTGGTCAACTGtttgacatatacatgtacgCATTTAGAATTGAAAACGATTTGATGTATTTTTTAACATTATCACCTGTGTGAAATTTATTTCATGATACTTTTATTTATGGAAAGAAAATATATGCGTGAATTTATCCAAATGTGTAAATTTAGTTTATTGAAAGATTCGTCTTTTAAAAGATACGCGTATTATGCTAGTACGTACCATATGTTTTTGTCCGTCTTGTAAATCTCCTTGTGGGATAACTCTAGTCTCATCCGCAAAATACATCATTCAATTTAAAATTCACTGTCACAATACACAGTATGAATAAGTCCCCAAAATGAAATTGTCCACTCTATTATTAAAAATCCCGTTATAATATAACTGTGTAACACGTGTATAGTTTAGAGGTGAGAGAACGAATTTAAATGATGGGTTAAACTCGAATTCTTTCACTTAAATCACCATCAACTAAGTAATTACTCAGAATCTAGGTCACTAtcactcaaatcaaaatattaattAGAGTAATCAGAGTTATTAATAAGTTAAATACTCCTCATTAAAATGCAAAGGCGATAAGTAATTGGCCCATGTAAACAAATTTCTAATCCTCACTATTCGCCATTGGGACCTCTCATTCAGACGACAGTGTATGTATAAACGGTAGAAAAAGATAGCCCAGGGCTTAGAAACAACTCAACCGTAACATGATGTATTGTTTTAGCTAAGGGCCATTTCAAGTTACTGTAGATGTGCCGCTTTTTAGCTGTCAACGGTATGGAACGTAGGATTAAATATGGGAAATTgctattgataattttattttatgtttttttgttttaaaaaacttATTGTTTGCATGTCAGGGTTATAAATGACATTACGACGGATTATGCGATCTTAACAAAGATTAGAAGGAAATAAGTTTATAAAAACGACCTTCCGTTTCCTGATCTTTCATTTCATGTTAGTTTATCgtttaatatgtttaattttatttctcaATCTTATTTAATGtgcaatttaaatcaaatttgaactaaaaaaaaattacatgtaattaacttattaatcaaaaatatataatttttaatacgcatttttttttggcaaacttATTTCCGTTAAGTAGTAAGGAATATATTTAGATCAAGGCACACATTTTAAATGTAGtctctgtatatttttttttttatataaatctaaaTGTTTCATTAATGATATCAAAAGAGACAATTTCCTGATTTGCTAAATTGAAATGACAGACCGTTAACGaaatttttaacagaaaataaatctcgtttttttttgtataaccgCAATGGAAAATTCATGGAATTGCGTTTTAAATGTATTATAGAATTCTTATCTTTATTCTTTTCATGTTGATAGTTATGCACATTTTTGAATTAACataattaaaagttttgacaTTTTAATTCTATATTAGTATACTTGCACACACTTTACATATAACATGAATGGTTAAATATTTACCTACACAATTAGAGttgtttattatatgtaatgTGCATTTTTTTGTCTCTCGTTATATTACGATACCTGGCAGTTGCCGTTTTCATCTGACTTCTACAACGATTATGTCCATTTCAGTGACGGCTATTATCAACccatcaaaatacaaatatgaggGTCTGGAAAGGTttacaaaaagatattttattggACTAATTCTgcagaaaaatagacaaaaactaGAATAAAATATAACGAAgtgctaaaatataaatattagtGAATAATAGGCAAAAACTATGAAAATGGagaaatattaaagaatacagaCACGAAGGACCCCATCCATACCCTCATATATGAGTCATCTAAACGTTACCATTCACCATTCTCGTATAAAAAATGTTTACGTATTTATGTccataaaaagttttatttatgtatggttatattttattttacatttgtatgtTGCTAGCCTCGAATTCTTATATGTAAATTTCATCTGTCCTGCTACAGCGACCGTCGAATCTAAACTCATTGCTTTTATTAAACTTACGCTTTGATAATTATGTAATTGAATATTAATTCTAGCAAAATTGCAGTGttatgtatttctttattttatatatatattttttgttttttttttggggggggggggaggggtaaAGGTGATTGTGGGTACCCGATTGAGTTACTCATGTGACATCTTTCATGATAATAACCGAGTATATCAGCTACTCCTTGCACTTCATTTTCTACGGATAATCTAATCGTACTTAATATTTATTTGAGCAAAAGGTTTTTGGGCATATTTTTTATGTGGTTATGCCAAAATATCACGTTTAAACAGGATTAATTTAAGACTGCAGACGATTTAGTAAGACGATACATAGGTCAACTCAAAACTATATAGTATAATACCAAAGAATAGATAATATGGACAACCAAGGAACCAAAAAATATTGGAAGGAAATCAAAAGATTGCGACATGCATATCCTACTTAATGGAGGTTTACAGAGATACACTAGAAAAAAAGGGgactggattttttttaaattatcggCACTTCCACGAGTGCTACCTATCGTGGAACTCATTTATATAATTAGCAAATCATTGACTATTAGATTTTGCTATGTGcctttttatcttaaaattaacTGTTCCTATATAGCTATGAAAAATGCAAGTAGCttagaaaaaatatgaagaaaatgtACTTACTGTAAATTTACAACCAAAAGATTAGAAACCtttgaaagaaaatatttgtagGACAACTCTCACCTGTATACTACATCGATATTTTCGATAAAAAATGTTTAGAAGACGGACGATATTAAAACTTTGGAGATCTACCCATAGAATTAAAAATATGGagttatctatatatatttttttcataattacaatgaaaaatattaaatatttccaGTCAGAGTAGATACAAGTTTTAATTGCTGTCGAGATTTTAGATTTTGCGTCATTTGATTAAAATTcctcttttgaaatatatatttttttaagaaatagtaATTAACAGCCTTGCACATTATTTAATGATTTGTAATTTATTAATAGTCTTATTTATTAAAACCTGTACATGCACATATAACCTGTGCAAATGCAATGTGTTAAAGTTGTATTTAACTTTATACACTGGAAATCATATATTGTCAACAaagtatatatttagatataagcATTTGCGTCACTTTTTATATGATTTGTGGTTTCTTTTAttactttcattttgttttcgggAAATTTCCCTAAAGATTCAAGTTGGAGTCAACAAGcacttttttaatttacaaaaaaactttCAGGAACTAAACTTATAAATCATACTGCAAGAAAAATTGACATCTTAAAAGAACGTCACGGATAGCCTTGAAAAGGTCAGTGGCCCTTGAACTAATTTCACGAACATTCATTCTAAATCTTGGTCGGCAAACCAGGAAATAAATTTTCTAACTTACCATAGGGAAAATGTCTACAAGTACAGACTAACTGGTAATGATCTGTAAATCAGTTGTCTAAACTGGATATCGTCCCGTCTAACTACTTAGTTGTGTCAGATATCTTCTACTGGTTGGATAACAACACATATGAGTATAGTTATCAATGATATAGGTGGAAGCTGTTTCCCAGTATCATGCTTTAAAAGTCTTAAACCTATAAAGAAAAGCGATCTGGTGATGTTATTCGaaaaatttgtttcatttaagGGTTCAGAATCCAAAAACAAATTCAATGTACTTAAAAGAATTCACACCCATAAGATCACCAAACTTACCAACTTCTATATGCctattaatatatattcaatttcaaaATGTTAACTATGCAGCACCTGTTCATTGTTGTTGCTAACGAAAATCTTGGtaacatattgatatttttttctttttatatatttaaataaaaaaagttagaacGTTCATCTCGAAGGTCACAATCTCAACCGTATAAactaaagtaaaatattttatcCGGAATAAAGTATATATCTATCTTTAATAAAATATCGTTGCGTATATTGTTGAGGTTGTCTTCATCATTATACCTTTTCAggaaaaaggagggggggggtcCAAATTGGTCAAACTTCAAAAAACAGATGTTTTGGGGTTTATGATGAAGCTATcaaagctcaaatatgaaaatgagatactgtaaatttctaaaaaaaaaaataaaaacaggcAGAAGAActtattctatataataaggcCCGTGTGGAATTAAATTCCGCCGAATAACCCAGGCTACCTAATGCTAATTTATATGATACACAGAACACCACCATTGACAAACATCTttaattttcgattttaaatTAATTCATAAAGGATATAAACAAAAGACTTAAAAATTCATTGTAAGAAACACAAAGATATCATTTTACTATAAATTTACTGCAAAAAGTAAAACCACCAACGCACGTAAAATAACTACTTTAACAATCAGTATAAATCATTATGACAAAACGTCACCCACCTCGGATGGACTTTTACGAGTTAAATGACTTGCCTGATATGATTGATTAGTTTACCGCTAGAGGGCTGATCGACTTTGAAATCGAGATATAATTTTTGCGGGTATGGCATTTTTATCGTAGATTTCACATATATTAATCTGCGGTTATATTGCTTTTATAAACGCAAATTTTTTAGTTAGTCAGTCTAAAAATTTGGTTTTGGGATACAATTCTGTAAATTTAACAGGCCAAAGGAATGCGTCATATGACCGTAGCTGTAGATATGTTCTTAATTGAGAAAATTCGTTTTTCTTCTTTTGTCAATAATTTACGTAGTTATTAAGTAGCGATGAGTATCattgaaacatttttattttccGATTATTAAGTGTTTTGATGATATGAAGTCATTACGACAATATCCTGACACGTCCGCTAATAGTTGTTGATACACACAGAAAATGTCATATTACACCTTTCAAGTACAATAAAGTAAAAGATCAAATAAGCAATGTCAGATTTCAGCAGTGCTTGAAATATCCCATT is from Mytilus galloprovincialis chromosome 6, xbMytGall1.hap1.1, whole genome shotgun sequence and encodes:
- the LOC143079411 gene encoding uncharacterized protein LOC143079411 isoform X1, translating into MMYFADETRVIPQGDLQDGQKHMICQNPSCPTVVEPFTNRLICQCYNTLPDHQPVPVTSMQQNPDISNGEPALYNSAYLRVNSPERKGVRPPQGRPESSLESLAMLSSGFNPGGAPKTTPNFDSLIKPQVHDYINMQKTTYDVNPGKKVDTRHATGVLKAWLREHRKSPYPSKQEKIMFTQITKMTMTQVCTWFANARRRMKKENSEEGGSSDNNSDSGASGDEDEDGTDSRTDTSSQDSRKSMPAMPVMPSMPSMPSMPATTMGTISTNTKDSRLPGFDTFMSSMKKQLINPQPPVYNPPCQQVNPMAVSHHYGNEQVMNGGMNNFNQENYYVPYSSYCDTDANLYQHNYYEPQFNAQHSGFTMYDNPDDKVSVGYQQSYNNFETHTTTDPASGKTKIWSISELIGSAMNINNQIEIE
- the LOC143079411 gene encoding uncharacterized protein LOC143079411 isoform X2, which gives rise to MICQNPSCPTVVEPFTNRLICQCYNTLPDHQPVPVTSMQQNPDISNGEPALYNSAYLRVNSPERKGVRPPQGRPESSLESLAMLSSGFNPGGAPKTTPNFDSLIKPQVHDYINMQKTTYDVNPGKKVDTRHATGVLKAWLREHRKSPYPSKQEKIMFTQITKMTMTQVCTWFANARRRMKKENSEEGGSSDNNSDSGASGDEDEDGTDSRTDTSSQDSRKSMPAMPVMPSMPSMPSMPATTMGTISTNTKDSRLPGFDTFMSSMKKQLINPQPPVYNPPCQQVNPMAVSHHYGNEQVMNGGMNNFNQENYYVPYSSYCDTDANLYQHNYYEPQFNAQHSGFTMYDNPDDKVSVGYQQSYNNFETHTTTDPASGKTKIWSISELIGSAMNINNQIEIE
- the LOC143079411 gene encoding uncharacterized protein LOC143079411 isoform X3 yields the protein MQQNPDISNGEPALYNSAYLRVNSPERKGVRPPQGRPESSLESLAMLSSGFNPGGAPKTTPNFDSLIKPQVHDYINMQKTTYDVNPGKKVDTRHATGVLKAWLREHRKSPYPSKQEKIMFTQITKMTMTQVCTWFANARRRMKKENSEEGGSSDNNSDSGASGDEDEDGTDSRTDTSSQDSRKSMPAMPVMPSMPSMPSMPATTMGTISTNTKDSRLPGFDTFMSSMKKQLINPQPPVYNPPCQQVNPMAVSHHYGNEQVMNGGMNNFNQENYYVPYSSYCDTDANLYQHNYYEPQFNAQHSGFTMYDNPDDKVSVGYQQSYNNFETHTTTDPASGKTKIWSISELIGSAMNINNQIEIE